The genomic stretch TGAGTTAATGCCTCTCACACTCTGGCTTTATGCCATGTCTCCATACATCTTCCTGTAGTACAGTGACTCAAAGATGTCATTGTCTCCAGGACAGTTATAATGGCAGGCACAGGTCTTGATGAACATCATATTCTTCTTCATGACCTCTCCGTCAGGGCACTTGAACTCTACAGGAAGCGTGGTGGTTCTGTGGGGAGTGCAGCAACGGCCATCTGTGCATACTCCACAGAACTTAGCCCGGTATGTCTTCACGCTGGTACAACCAGAAAGCTCAAACTTGACAGGCTTGGCGATTTTGGGGGTACGGATGCACTTTTTGCCCTTCTAAGGAagacaaagcagaagaaaaaaaaaaaaatcaatggctcTATCAGGGGAGTGGCTTTCTTCAAGTTCTGTGTGTTTTAGTCTTAGGTTGTCTgacttttgtttatattttgaggAGTGGAAGTTTGAGTCTCATTTGCCAGTCTTCCAAAAATAGACATAGCCTCTCTTGGGATGTCTGGAATTAACAGTGTGGAGAATTTCATAGTGGAAAGCTGGTGGTTCCTATTACACAACATCTCATTCCAGCAAAACAGCTCAATGGTTAGATATTTTTGGAGACAAAACGTCTCTAATAACAAGGGTGGTGAGACCCAACTTTGGTCCTATTCATTATCATTCCAAGAAAATCAGTTAACGAGAGCAGAAAATGTACCTTAATGTTCTCTTCCAGGTCAGCTTCACAAGGCCTGACCATGCAGAGGCGGCTCTGCTTCTCCAGCCTGCAGAAGGCGTTGTCATTGGTAACGCGGGTGGAGATGCCCATCCCACAGGTCTTGGAACAGGCACTCCACTCTGTGGTCTGGACCAGGCAGTTGGCCCGAATCATAGTTGGGTCTGGGCCAAACGTGTCTTCCAGTCGGTAAGCTGTGGGAGCAGAGCACACAAACACTAAGTAAGACGCCAGGATAAGACATTTCCTCGTTCCCTTGGCAAAGCGAGGAGTCAGCCCCCGGGAGGGAGGCTCACAACACCGACTTAGAGGAAGATTCAACCCACCGGCCAGGGCAGGGCCAACCACCGTGTGATCCTTGGGCTCGTCGCACACCCACTCCTCGCAGCATTTCCCGGGCAGCTTGACCCTCCGCGGGAAGGGGCAGTCGGGGCTGGGCAAGCGGACGTCCATGCTGCACAGGGGCACGCAGCCCACCGCCCCGTCCAGGCAGGTGCACTGGTACTTGCAGCTGCTCTGGAAGGACTCTCCGCTCCGGTACACAGTTCCTCCGAAGACGCAGGGGGCCCCGTCTTTAgctgaaggagaggaaggggacaaGGGGGTACGCAAGGGTCAGGCATCGGTAGCAGCAGGAGGCGAGTCGGGGACGCGCGGGGCGCAgggctcccggggggggggggggggggcgggatcaCCAGCGCAGGCCGCAGCTCTTACCCGTGCACACGCCGATCTTGCGGTTGGCCGGGGAGCCGAAGTCGCAAAAGAGGCCCTTGTGCGGGTCGCAGGGGTCGCGCTCCGTGCACAGCTCGCCCAGCTGCTTGGCGCACACACGGCAGCAGCCGCAGCCGTCCAGCACGAGACTGACGCCGGCCGGGCACCTCGGCGCCGGCGCGGCCGCACACGGGCACTGGCCGCCGCAGTCCTGGCCGGCCGCAGGCTGCGGGGAGGAGGCGGCGGTCAGCGGGCTCCCCCCACCCGGCGCCCCGGGCCCTGCCCCGCACCCCCCCGCCCTGCGCGCACGCCTccgccccggccgccgcgggGCTCCCGGCTTACCCGGCCGCAGAGGgcgagcaggagcaggaaggcgCCGCGGACTGGGCCCAGGCCGGCTGCAGACATGGTGGGCGCTGCGGGAGGAGCGGGGCGGCCGGGAGGGCGGCGCGGAGGGCGATgcggagggcgcggagggcggcgcggagggcgcggagggcgcggagggcagcgcggagggcgcggagggcgcggcgGGCCGGCGCTGGGTCGCGGGCTCGGGCCGGGGAGGTGGGGGCCCGGGCTTTCGGAGCCGAGGTCTGGGAGCGGTCGCTCGGGCGGCTGCCGTCGTGGAGAGGCGGTCGGTCGCGGGGACGGAGGTGCGCTGGCGGCCTCCTCTCTGCGGGAAGAGTTGTTGTGTGAGGCCGAGGCGGGCGGCCCGCGGCATTTATACGCTCCGGGCGGCCCCGGCTCTCCAATGAGCTGAATGGAGTCCTACACAAACAGGGACATTCCTTGCattcctccccaccttcctgcctCATCAACTCACACCGGATTGATCCTGACCCCTTGACACTCCGCATTCTTCCCGTCTGAAAAAGCTGGCACACTGCAGCtcaccgcccccccgccccccccaaagaGGCTCAGTATTTCCAGCaccaaataggattttttttttcccctcttgcctCTTCGCACCACTCCTGACTTACATCATTGATGAACACATCAATTACTACTATTTGTTATAcactcacttttctttctttcaatattttatttattcattcatgagagagagagagggagagagagagacaggctgatgcgggactcgatcctgcgaccctgcgatcatgccctgggacgaaggcagacactccacccctgagccacccaggtgcccctcacttctGTTTCTAATAGTTGTACCCGCCCTACCCACTGACTTACATGTTTTTTAAGAGGTAGGTATCCTAAGAGGCTAACAGCAAGGATTCCTAAAAAATTCGGAagggtttcctttttatttttttgtactatTTTAATTTCGGAGGCTGTCTTTGAAACTCATCAGAGAGCAGAAAAGTAGTTGCTTTTAACCAGCTGAAATCCCCAAGAAGTCTACCTGCAAATCTTACATTCCATGTTGGAGAGGTAGGAATTTGATTCTTTCTCACTTGACATAACGGTTTGGATGCCTCATGCCTGgacaagaaagagaacaaagccaGGGGTCAAGTCAAGAGTATGGATGCAGTTTTTgcgggtgggtgggggtgtgtgttCCAGCACACTTGCTCTGTTTTCTCTTAATATAGGTAACAGTTTTATTGTTGGGAATATAGGGATCTTGGGGTTTACTTGGGGTGTTCTAAATACAGTTTGGGTCTTTGAGAAAtgagtgatttttcaaaatactaaaacCTGTAATCTTTGAATGTGGATTGGACTTGGTTTGtctcacagtaaaaaaaaagcctgataaTTAAGCAAGAACAGTGTACCCTTTTATTTCTGGTTATAAATTAAGAGTGTCAGTGAATAATACAGTTTAGTAATAACTCTTCACACTGCTATGAATAGTGATTGTGACTTCTTACTGTCCAAGGAGCCTGCGGCCTAAGTGGAGTGAGATCAGGTCAAGGAAACAACAGGTTttattctctctgcttgtgcacaGATGTCAAATATGGCCAATAAGTCTAAGcacatttccatttcttaatATTGCCAGTTAGCTGCACTAAGTACTTAATTAATTAGCCATGCTTCCACTTAGAATCTACTGTTtaactgctttgtttttttgttaatgtttccAGTTACCATTTTGTGTAAAGTGAGTGATTCCAGAGCTGGGCCATTTTCTTGTATTGTGATGCCACATCATTTGACACATGTTACCAGTGACAAACTCATTTCAGTTGTTGATTTAAGATAAACATGCCTGTGTCTGATGCAAAGAAGAGCATTCAGAAACAACCCTATAgatttataatttgaaaacagCCTATGTTTAAACAGTTTAAACAGCCGCATTTTTTTTACACGTTTCAATTCGctctattgaaaaagaaaagagccaagaagaaaagaaaacactccaACTTCAGCATAGACCACATCATCTGTACACAATTACCTCCCTAAGCAGTCCACATGTTACACAGTGAACTTGCCTGTCAACAGTGTGAGTGGCCAGCAGGGAGGGGGGTGGCTCTGAAGCTCAGGAAGAATTTTCAACATTGTTATTTAATGTTCTTTCCAAGCATTCCTCAAAGAGAAGAGGCCTAAAATTTCCTATTTAAGGACGGAACATTCCACGTTATGTTCATAGCCACATGTATATTAAAGGCAACTGGGCCCCCAGCTTTTTCTTCCCTCATGGATGATTTTAAAAGTCCAAAATATGTGGGAAGCCACAGTGAAATCTTTCAAGACCTAAACCCTGAATTATGTCTACCACTAATGGTTGGGAAGGTGTGGTAGAGGGGGAAGGGTAGGGATGTGAAGCTGGAGCCTCACCTAAGATGGGATGTGGGCTAGGTGGTCATCTCTAGTGGCTTGCAAGGGTGAGGTCGATGGGAGAATGGTTGGGAAGTTTCGAATGCTCTGGAGAGCCTGAGAACCACCACCAATAGCCTCACATATGTACAGCAAAGTGGAGACTTTCATTCATGGAAGGGATAAATTGCTGGACCACGTGACCTGGTTTATATTCTTAGAGCTGCCATTCACAAATCTTAGGGAAGTAAGAGCCATATTTCCAAGCTGACATTATGAAAATGTTGATGATACTTTATTTCGTAGGATTTAATGATGATTAATTGGATTAAAATTCTTAGGGAGTTGTTGCCCCCCCCCatcttttttgattttctttttctctacatgtATAGTATGCATACTACATTcttctaggtttttaaaaataacaagacataTCATAAAAAGAACTTGGTTTTACTATAAAATTCACATGGTACCTCAAAGTCTAAAAAAGCCAATTGTTAGCTCCAAATGGATGGTTTTGATATTGGCTAAGAGAAAATACTTGTACTGATATATACAGAACATGGAATCTCAGCATAGAAAAAGAGGTGTGCATTATACAGTTAGGGTGAGGCTTTATGATCAAAAGTCCTTtgaagagtttaaaataaaagattattattaagaaagtgaaagaaagagagacatagagagagacacagagagacagagaagagaagacacCCAAGGCATTCACAGACTCAAAATATGTTCATATTGTATTATGGGGACCTTCAAGTGCCAGGAAACTCAAAGGGAAAGGCTGACACTCCATCCTTAACTCATGCCATGGGATCTGAATTCTTGTACTATTATAAATGactcagcaaatgtttgtgtGCACCTGGGCGGTAGTGGGAATAGTGGCTTCTTATAATTTTGTCCACCTCTGACTTCTCCCAGCGCTTGCGACTGACAGCAGGTTCGAACTGGGAGAAAAAGGTCTTTGAATTTGTGTGCAAAATGGTTAAGATGCACTAATTTTGTCTTGTAAGCAAGTGTTTATCTAGCAAATGCTTtttagagagtttttttttttttttttttaaatgaggaattcATTAAGCTGGCCACTGAGTCCTGTTTACAGAGCTATATAAGGTACGTGTGTGTCTACTCAGGCATCACTTGTACAGGTCGTTTGGTTAAGTCTTATAAGATGTTCAGCTGTGTATGTACTACATTCCTTCTcttaggttttttgttgtttttccctaTTAAAAAGATAGTTATTTGATCAGGTATCAGACATAGAGAAAACCTGGCAGGACTACAGGAAAGTGGCCAGACTTTGGAGTGTTTGTGTACTTAAAGAAGGAATCTTGCACATTTTCAGCTTTCGGTCATAGACATTTTCTTATAAGAGCAAGTAGGCGTCTGTGCCAGCCCTGAAAACGGAAATCAGAGCTCCCAGGGAAACATAACAGAGGAATGTGACTCAGTGCCAAGACCCATACGCAATACATACACTGAGCTGTCAGATTTATAGGAAATCTGGCCATATAAGTGTATCTGGACAGTGAGCAGTTTGTTGTTATGGTGGGTTGGGAGTGGGCTTCAGATGTGTCTAGCATGCCTCAAATTCAATCAAGTAAATGAATTCCACCCCTAAAAATGATATGCCagctttttggggaaaaaaatataataaataccatCATAAAATCTTCAGGGACTCTGGCTTAGTTTACCTTGTCTTATATTTGCTTAAGATGAAGGTTAGAGAGAGGGCGTACTCCGTGGGAGTTCAGAGGTGGGAAAGAAGTGCAGATGTTTACTATCTAAATTACATTAATTTCCTCCCTGCTCTTGCCTCCTTATAATTAGTTCTCTGACTTTCTTGGGATATTATGTGATACAAAGGTGTTTGTCAGAAAGTAGTCAAGGCTGTTCCATGTGGTCTGGGTTTATGTTTGCCTGTTCATTTACTTACTTGTAGAAGCAGTTGATCGCTAGAGTGAGAaagcaaaggaatttttttaatggcattttcttcagtttattaCTTGTCTCATGTATTTTATTAGTTTAATTACAATCCTGTGCTGCCTCTAGTCTGCTCGCATTGATCTGAGGTGGTGCTGGAAAACATGGATGCTACTATAGGTAGAGATGGGTCTCTAACACTTTTCCTGACATATTAGCAACTTAGATTTACTAGCTTAACAACAAGTCTTTACAGCACTTTGTTTGATCATCTTAGATGGGAAGAGTTTCTTTGGTGATACTTAAAGTgataagagagaaggaaaaagaaggctgATAACCGTCTGTCAAATGTGTGGTTTGGGGAAACCAAATCAATAGTTTGAAGAGGAATAGAGAATCAAGACTAGATGACTTATTTCAAAGAATAGGAGTaaaggataaatattttgaaaggacgACTATAAAATCGACGTGATGTGAATGTGTCCCCAGAGATTCTGCCGATGTATGGGGAGGTGGAGCAAACTAAGACAGGCACCGTCAGCTCACCCCTTGAAATGTGTTCCCACCTCCTACCAACAGGCCTGAGCCCCTTCTCACAACTCCAGGGCTCCCTGGAGTGtggcgtgtttttttttttttttaatatttatttattcaagtaatctctatacccaacatgggtgATACTTCATAAAGAAAAcgggtttttaaataaatttattttttattggtgttcaatttgccaacatacagaataacacccagtgctcatcccgtcaaatgcccacCTCAGTTTTTGTCTTATGTGCTTACATGTCATCTGTATGGAAGAATTATCAcagtatatttctcttttaatcatAGTTTTCaggatacataaaatgaaattctgtacTTAGCTTATTTTAGTCATATGATGGCATCTGCTTCCTTCATTTGCATGttatcatttttattccattttttttcatggaagaaGAGACGTTCAAAGAGTCCTTTCTTCAATGAAAAGCATGTAAGCTACCCCGAATCCTTAGGTAAAAATACAATGTGTGAATactaaagaaagaacaaaatgtctATTGGTGCCtgtgttcatgttttctttagattatttctttctcagaaaccgagatagtgggacacctgggtggctcagtggttgagcatctgcccttggctcagggtgtgatcccagggtcttgggatcgagtcctgcatcaggctccttgcagggagcctgcttctccctctgcctatgtctctgcctctctctgtgcgtctctcatgaataaataaaatcgttaaggaaaaaaaaaaagaaaccaagatagtattcttttgcttaacataatgCCATAGACATTTTTacactcaatatatatttgagttgatatttttctttcatttcattttgtaccATGAACTATGGCACAATGATATTGACAAGTGAGTTTTCAAATTAAATGGAAACTGGTAGCCAGTACATTCTAGAATGATGAAAACTAAGTTGTTCAAATTGTCCAAAGACTTTCTAAGATGTTTTCCTGTGTATGGCTTTTTAAATAACTATGCCTATAGGAATTATATATGAATATCTGAACACATGGATAAGGCTTTACCTCCCAAGTCAGAGCTTACACCACACATGTAGAAGAAAAGCACACTCTAAACTCTTGAAATCTTCAGATTTGAAGTCAAAGTGAACGAATGCATTGTTTGATTTAATGGTGGAATGTACAATTCTGATTTTGTCAGATCCATTTAACAGGAACGCTACTTAGAGCTTTGTCTGGGTGCCTGAAATGGATACGTGTATGGCTGTATCACCTTCCATTTATCCAGAGATGTGATGTTAAATTTAAAGAGCCTTCTAACATACAGCGTGTCCCTTGAGCTtcacaacaactctgtgaggtattgttctcccattttgcaggtgagaaaagTGAGGTCAAAGATGACTATGTGACATAACACAAGCTTGGTCAGAAGTGGAGCAGGGACATGTACATTTCAATTCAGTTCTTCTCAAGGGAACATCCTTGACTCTTCCAAACTCCgctgcttctttttttcatattctgtatATACAGGGGTCTCTGAACACTGCATGTTCTTAAGGGAGTTATCTCTAATTTTCCTCAAACTCTGAAATCACACACCCtagaaagcatataaaataaaacactgtggGTTAATTGGCAAAGTCAGGATTATGCTGTGATCTGAGATAAGCGTGAAGTAGAAAGGTAACAGTTATGGTCTGCATGGGCTTagacaaaggttttttttttttttttttttttgacagttaaGATTTTTGTGATCTTGCTGTATAGACACCTGTGTAGTTTGTTATCTGCTGATGAACTGATAtagctgaaaaaggaaaaatgaaccaaGATGAGGGGTATGCTTTGGAAGGCTTAATATCGGGGTGTGTACCAGTGTGATATTAGCTTCAGCCCACAATGAAAATGTCTGTAACTCACTCAGTGCAATCTTGTTTAGACTGAGTCTCAGACCAACCACAGGCATCATGAAagtcttcttgaaaaaaaaaaaaaaaaagaaagtcttcttgAATAATTGCATCATTCACTGATTAGTTACCCTTATGATTAAATGTCTCGATGGAGCCTCAGGCcattggctttgtttttgtttgtttgtttgtttgtttgtttttttaggccATTGGCTTTGAAGCAGTATCTACGCTACACATAGATTCTCTACAAGTATCCTTTAATAGACATGTTCCAGCAGACTGTTGACATAATGCTTATTCTGTGAACTGCATCTTGAGTGAAAATGGACTTTCCTTAAACTGAATACAGTTCATATTTAAGGCTTATGacttttcccttctctgctttCACAGTGAAATAATGTGATTTGAATCATGACTAATTTCATGTTGTTAATGGCATGAGATCTATGTCATAACTACACAGAGCAGCAGTTAAGAGTGTTATCTAGGACTGGAAGGTTTAGAACGAGAGACTTTTCTTATTGACCTGTGCATGTATGTGAAAATTAACAACTATAGGAAAAAGTTTCATGGAACCATAGACTTGCTAATGTCCCAAAATATTTCACTGTTAAGCTGTTTCTCGCATAGAGATGATGAAAGTTGATCTTgtccaaatgaattttttgtcGTGATTTTCATCATTTCTAACCGCTCTGTTTATTCTTCTTGCTCATGTGTTTAGCCCTGCCATTTCCATATATGGTTGATTCTTGAGACTCTGTTTGTTTTCAGCTCTGTAGGTGAGCAAACAAACTTCCGGTCTAGCTTCAGCTAGACTTTGAACCTATTTTACTTTGCAGTAGGGCTGGGCACTGCGACAGCCAAAGTATTCCCTGTTGGCTTTGACTACTTTCCAGGCAGGCATCTCCCTCCCCAGTCAAGCAGATTTTTCCCAGCTAGCTCCTGAAGGAGCTGCCGGGGCAAGGGGAGTCCACAGCATGGTGATGCCTCTTCTGCCTCTCTGATGTTCTCACCTCACTCAGCTGAAGCCTGGCCTAAACCTAAAGAGGGCTTAGGAACTcttaactctttttattttttaataataaatttattttttattggtgttcaatttgccaacatacagaacaacacccagtgctcatccagtcaagtgcccccctcagtgcccatcacccattcaccccaactCTTAACTCTTATATTTCCAGgacgcttaggtggctcagtggctgagggtctgccttctctcagagcatgatcctggggtcccgggatcaggtccccccagggagcctgcttctccatctgcctgtgtctctgcctctctttctgtgtctctcctgaataaataaatgaaatcttaaaaaaaaaaaaacaaaacaaaacaaaacaaaaaaaactcctaTGTTTCTCATGCATCCCATCCAGCTTTTTAAGAAGGGAAAATGACTATGTCACATATGAAGGATAATCTGGAACCTACTTTGTTTACAATAAGTAGACTGTtagactgggacacctgggtggctcagtggttgagcatttgctttggctcagggcgtgatcctggagtccctggattgagtcccacatcgggctccctgcagggagcctgcttctccctctgcctgtgtctcggcttcactgtgtctctgtgtctctcatgaataaataaaacaaaaatcttaaaaaaaaaaaaaaaaaaagcatactgtTAGACTAATGTGAGGGCAGGTGACCCAAGGCAGCAACAATGTCCCAAATGCATTGACAGGTGCATTACCTGGCAGCCTTTAGAGAAGCACTGCCTAGGGTCACTTTGCTTGGGATTTCTTATCTTTCCTGACACTGGTGGTGGTAGGGAAATACTGTTTTACCAGACAGCCCAATATTCAATTAGGCTAGGGctagaaaaacagatgaaaaaaagacACTCATAGctcatttaaacaaaacaaaacaaaacaccttagatatttacatttttgagcTCTCAAGAATAAAGCCTGGCAAAATAAGcttgatttatatttaattaagcaAGATTATCAACAGTACTAGTTTGATATTACAGTGTGAAACTTTAGTACTTAAGGTAAGTTGATTCTGTAGTTTAAAGCATTTCATAAAAGTAGCCACTATTTTGGATTTAGCTAGACCAACTTCTTCTTATCTtgatttcaaatgtttattaacaGAGGTAACATAGCATTGACTCGAATATAGAATTTGCTGGactttgtatttctctatttcaggagagagtttctttttttctttctttcttgcttgcttgattgctttcttctttgtttcattatttagCTGTGTTTACTAAATGTGTGACATCAGGCAAACTACTTAATCTAAGCCTCAGTTGGCTCCTTTAACTTGGAGATACTAGCAATATCCACCTCCTAAAATGGGTGTGATaatttgtaaggattaaataccAAAAATCTTGTAATGCACTCAACAGAGTGCTTGTCACAGAGTAAACACTcgaaaaaaatgtttgctaaagTAAAATAGAACTTTCCTTTTAGCTCATATCTAAATACTTTCAGACACTAAATTTCTGCCTTAGCACTTGGCAAAAATTAGCCCTGAGCCCAGTAGGTTTTGGGGTCATGTATTATGCAGATTACACAGGATGAAAAGAATGTTGTGACTTTCTGTTGACAGCCTTTTTCTAGCAAGGCACGTATCATTGTTATATCACTTGTGAATGACTTATGAATTGTGATCTGTCCTTAGGATcctgttttctggtttgttttttttccatcaaattgCCACAGGGGGGAGTATAAGTTCTTGAAAGAAGCAAATGACACAGTTTAAGGAATTTGATAACCAATTATTACTAAGAATGGCCATATCTAAAAACAGCTAAATAGATGAtattaatatatgataaaataacaAATTAGGCAACTGTTCAATCTTAGATTTAATTTGTGATAGTTGTAGAAATAGTATCTGTAAAATGTCTCTCGGTGACATGAAgaggtgaatgtgtgtgtgtgtgcgtgcgcacgcGCTCACTGCCTGCATGTGGACATTATTGGCACTATAGGAGACGGGAGAAAGTTTCTAGCTTTCGCCGAGTCATAAAacgaaagaggcagagggagagaaagaaccagagtaaatgttaataataataaataaataaggatgagAATGACTTGGATGCAAGAATATGACAGCTTTACAATATGGATGATATTGGACCCACTGTGTACATATGGAGAAATTGAACCTTGTGAAGTTCAACAGCTAGGTAATTCCAAAATAGAACTACACAAGTGAAAAGTGAAGTAACTCTTTCAATTTTACAAATGCATTTAATAGCTGcaaaaattggggcagcccgggtggctcaacagtttagcgccgcctgaaggtgtcatcctggagaccctggatcgagtcccacatcaggctctctgcgtagagcctgcttctccctctgcctgtgtctctgcctctctctctctgtctatctctttgtgtctctcatgaataaataaataaaatctttaaaaaaatagctgcaAAAATTGTGacttaataatagtaatagccaAAACTGTGCTtacttcctctgcctctttgaaGAAAAGTGAAGTGCACCAAAGTCCTAGGAAAGGAGAATAGAGAAACTTATGGGTTGGGCAGGTTGTTTATGGTACCAACACGAACCCTCCCTGTTAGGAGGTAATCATCTTTGCAGATGGTTGGTAATCCTCCTtctatctctctgcttctcccagtCCTTTTTCAGGACTTCCTGATAAGCCACAGTTGAGACCACATTTCCCACATTcatcctccctttccctcttctttgttGCAGTGTTCTGCAGAAACCCTGTCCTAAAAATTCTTATTCTTACAGAATTTCTTCATATGTGTCAATATATCATTCTGATTTTCTGAATTGTTGGGGACTTTGTACTTGGCTCATGTTCTTTCATTGAACCCCCGCCCCTGCCACCATCATATAATGCCCCCTAGTACTTACCAGAACAACCATCCAAACTTACCTCTATGTTCTTGTTGCTTGCTTCTTTTAAGCCAACCAGGACTTGCCTCAAGCCCTCACATTACGTAGAACTCCATCCCCTTGGGTCCTAAACCATTTGTCCTTTCCTGTTCTCTCCTACTCACTTACTGTCATTTGACCCAACTGAAAGCTTGATCTCttgccccttccttttcttctggctACTTTTTTACCTGTCCATGGCGTCATGTTTTATGTCAACAGTCTCTTGTTAGCACCTGTGGTTTTCGGCCTCCCAACCTTTTATCAAGCCAGCTCCCTGCCTTATTTGTTCTCACACTGCCTGCCATACAGTTCTGGTTTTCAGTCTCAGTTTGGCCCTCAGTTCTGCTATGTTCTGCTTTTTATTGTTCTGGTCAGCTCTTTcccatcttttcctttatctctccTCCAAAACTTTTCCCTCAAGGGTCCTACCCTGCCCCACCTCTCAGCAGAGCAGCCCTCCTTCCTCCATGAGACTATCAGGCATGATCAACTCAAGCGCCCTTCTCAAGACAGATAGGTCTTCAGCCTCATGGCCATTCCTTTAGTGTAGAGCTGACTGCTCAATTCTGTAGCCAGTGGTCATCATGtatagctatttaaatttaaattagtcaaaatttaaaattcagttcctcagttgtaCTAGTTGCATCTagagtgctcagtagccacatatggctaaTGGCTACTGGACAGGGTGGCGTGGCCACCCTTGTTGTTGTAGCAAGTTCCATTGGGCAGCCCGATTTAGGAAGACTTTGGCTTGTGctattggttttctctttttcctgtctctgatctttcaatttcttttttttc from Canis lupus dingo isolate Sandy chromosome 1, ASM325472v2, whole genome shotgun sequence encodes the following:
- the CCN2 gene encoding CCN family member 2; amino-acid sequence: MSAAGLGPVRGAFLLLLALCGRPAAGQDCGGQCPCAAAPAPRCPAGVSLVLDGCGCCRVCAKQLGELCTERDPCDPHKGLFCDFGSPANRKIGVCTAKDGAPCVFGGTVYRSGESFQSSCKYQCTCLDGAVGCVPLCSMDVRLPSPDCPFPRRVKLPGKCCEEWVCDEPKDHTVVGPALAAYRLEDTFGPDPTMIRANCLVQTTEWSACSKTCGMGISTRVTNDNAFCRLEKQSRLCMVRPCEADLEENIKKGKKCIRTPKIAKPVKFELSGCTSVKTYRAKFCGVCTDGRCCTPHRTTTLPVEFKCPDGEVMKKNMMFIKTCACHYNCPGDNDIFESLYYRKMYGDMA